In the genome of Marinitoga sp. 38H-ov, one region contains:
- a CDS encoding transposase, which translates to MKNRNKYSPDFKLQVVKEYLNSDKSLSDIAI; encoded by the coding sequence ATGAAAAATAGAAATAAGTATTCTCCTGATTTCAAACTTCAAGTTGTTAAAGAATATCTTAATTCTGATAAGTCTTTATCCGATATTGCTATATGA